From Endozoicomonas sp. 8E, the proteins below share one genomic window:
- a CDS encoding tyrosine-type recombinase/integrase: protein MSNITDMEARSLKDGQTITEKLGRNRGTFLIRRRGQSYIAFYRYFSGKTKREISLGSYRYSASAAGFSLKEIREKAINLANIRQAIAPADLKSHLEKQAEEQQQQIQLEAQKGSFADLLDAYLDDLRKRGKDKEREYSRIVQKDIKDPYPNLAGKKAKDVTADDIVTILAKVHNRGSENQANCVRAMLHAAFSFGSKSDYDHTRVGEKRFYLTHNPVAMTKKNTQVEKSRVRVLNNREIHQLWHNIKYAPEVGIVISLCIQFLIATGGQRPSQLLRAKWVDYDFERNCVSFENKKRKGEALIHTIPLTRRALDIIAEVREYTSHLPWPFAFQEAAPVRTDSLSTALDRWHRYRIKLCEQSGDVLTARYTPSCLRDTAKSLMIDAGINREVRNLIQSHQLTGVDYEHYDRHEHLSEKREGMERYDGLLSNILTIPKPPRY from the coding sequence ATGAGTAATATAACTGACATGGAAGCCCGAAGCCTGAAAGACGGGCAGACAATTACAGAGAAGCTTGGCCGTAATCGTGGCACTTTTCTCATTCGTCGTCGAGGGCAGAGTTATATTGCTTTCTATCGCTACTTTTCTGGAAAAACCAAGCGGGAGATCTCTCTTGGCTCCTATCGCTATTCAGCATCTGCGGCTGGCTTCTCTCTCAAAGAGATACGGGAGAAAGCCATCAACCTGGCCAACATTCGTCAGGCGATAGCACCTGCAGACCTTAAATCCCACCTTGAGAAACAAGCTGAAGAACAACAGCAGCAAATACAGTTAGAGGCACAAAAAGGCTCTTTCGCCGACCTTCTTGATGCTTACTTAGATGATTTACGAAAACGGGGTAAAGACAAAGAGCGGGAATACAGCCGTATTGTCCAGAAAGATATTAAAGATCCCTATCCAAACCTTGCCGGGAAAAAAGCCAAGGATGTTACAGCAGACGACATTGTGACTATTCTGGCCAAAGTCCATAACCGAGGCTCAGAAAATCAAGCCAACTGTGTCAGGGCCATGCTGCATGCAGCCTTCTCTTTTGGATCAAAGAGCGACTACGACCATACCCGGGTTGGAGAGAAGCGGTTCTACCTCACCCACAACCCGGTAGCTATGACCAAGAAAAATACCCAGGTAGAAAAGAGCCGAGTTCGGGTATTAAATAACCGGGAAATCCACCAACTCTGGCATAACATCAAATATGCCCCTGAAGTGGGTATTGTCATCAGCCTGTGTATTCAATTCCTCATTGCAACCGGTGGCCAACGCCCCAGCCAGTTACTCAGGGCAAAGTGGGTAGACTATGACTTTGAAAGAAACTGCGTATCCTTTGAAAACAAAAAACGGAAAGGTGAAGCACTGATCCACACCATACCCCTGACTCGCCGTGCCCTTGATATCATCGCCGAAGTCAGGGAGTACACATCCCACCTGCCTTGGCCTTTTGCATTTCAGGAAGCAGCCCCTGTCAGAACCGATAGCCTGTCCACTGCACTTGACCGCTGGCATCGCTACCGTATCAAACTATGTGAACAGAGCGGAGATGTACTGACCGCAAGATACACACCGAGTTGCCTGAGGGATACAGCCAAGTCCCTGATGATAGATGCAGGCATTAATCGAGAAGTACGCAACCTGATCCAGAGCCACCAACTGACCGGAGTCGACTATGAACATTACGATCGTCACGAACACCTGTCAGAAAAACGTGAGGGAATGGAGCGTTATGATGGGCTTCTATCCAACATTCTTACAATTCCAAAGCCCCCAAGATACTAA